GAAGCGTTCATCAAGCATTTGATCCAGGCCGCGGTGGAAAGCTATCCACAGCTGGCCATCGTGATGCATCAGGACCACGGCACCAGCCCCGCGGTCTGCGCCAGCGCCATCGAGCTCGGCTTCACCAGCGTGATGATGGATGGCTCGCTGAAAAGCGATGGCAAGACGCCGGCAGATATCGACTACAACGTGGCCGTTACCCGCGAGGTGGTTCAGCTGGCGCATGAGCGTGGTGTGTCGGTCGAGGGGGAACTCGGTTGCCTCGGTAGCCTGGAAACCGGTCATGGCGAAGCGGAAGACGGCGTCGGCGCTGATCGGGGATTGAGCCGCGATGAATTGCTCACCGATCCCGACGAAGCGCGGCGTTTCGTCGAGGCCACTGGTGTCGACGCGCTGGCCATTGCCATCGGCACCAGCCACGGCGCCTACAAGTTCACCCGCCCACCCAGTGGCGAAGTGCTGGCGATCGACCGGGTCCGCGAGATCCACGAGGCCATTCCGCATACCCACCTGGTGCTGCACGGCAGTTCCAGCGTGCCGCAAGGTCTGCTCGACGAAGTGCGGCGCTTTGGTGGCGATCTCAAGCCGACCTGGGGCGTACCGGTAGAGGATATCCAGCGGGCGATCCGCTATGGCGTACGCAAGATCAATATCGATACCGATCTGCGGCTGGCCATGACCGGGGCGATCCGCCGCCATTTCGCCGAACAGCCGGCCGATTTCGATCCACGGCAGTACCTGAAGGACGGCATCGCCGCGATGCGGGCCGTCTGCGTGGGGCGATTTGAAGCGTTTGGCGCGGCGGGGCAGGGCAGCCGCATCTGGCCTGAGCCGCTGTGGCGAGTGGCGCGGCGCTACCGCCGGGGCGAACGGGCAGTGGCCTGAGACGGCGGGCAAGTCGCAGCAAAACAAAACCCGCGCAAGGCGCGGGTTTTCAGCGAAGAGCCCACCCGGCACCGCAATCAGGGGGCGGGGTACGGTGCCGGGTTATTGCGGGCTCGTGCGCTTGCAGTGTCTGGGCGAGACAGGGTGGGCGCGCCGG
This region of Chitinolyticbacter meiyuanensis genomic DNA includes:
- the fba gene encoding class II fructose-bisphosphate aldolase (catalyzes the reversible aldol condensation of dihydroxyacetonephosphate and glyceraldehyde 3-phosphate in the Calvin cycle, glycolysis, and/or gluconeogenesis); the protein is MPLVSLRQVLDHAAENGYGVPAFNVNNLEQVHAILQAADVTDSPVILQASAGARKYAGEAFIKHLIQAAVESYPQLAIVMHQDHGTSPAVCASAIELGFTSVMMDGSLKSDGKTPADIDYNVAVTREVVQLAHERGVSVEGELGCLGSLETGHGEAEDGVGADRGLSRDELLTDPDEARRFVEATGVDALAIAIGTSHGAYKFTRPPSGEVLAIDRVREIHEAIPHTHLVLHGSSSVPQGLLDEVRRFGGDLKPTWGVPVEDIQRAIRYGVRKINIDTDLRLAMTGAIRRHFAEQPADFDPRQYLKDGIAAMRAVCVGRFEAFGAAGQGSRIWPEPLWRVARRYRRGERAVA